The Deltaproteobacteria bacterium genome has a window encoding:
- a CDS encoding radical SAM protein codes for MFFNRAANRFRLTLLSARHRRMAGAVAVRRAAEMLCRARPGFVLPHPVELVVAVESACQLKCSMCGIRKVMKRPEFFGRRITRADLLPALTEASKWRPRPYLKLTGGEPLLLGDGLLGMLDDAGRLGLASRLSTNGVLLSDAALARALVKTGVDAVTISLDGPRDVHNAIRGRDFAFDRAALGIKNLFLARKSLGSAGPLIMVSTVVSAANHHRLIELFGILKELPIDWWNVQLINYVSEKARDEADAVSKSFGFEPGAWDAFVNEPVTQVNPESLAEQLMAVAGARKNFVLSFLDAGGFSPRSLKAYYGGSEIEVSPRFCTVPYLAMHVVPSGDMVFCIDYPHVSYGNIKTHGLKDAWKSETARKYRRYLEECRRLTGSNPPQCQRCNWLYN; via the coding sequence GTGTTTTTTAACCGCGCCGCAAACCGATTCCGCCTAACCCTTCTTTCGGCCCGCCACAGGCGTATGGCTGGAGCCGTGGCCGTTCGCCGGGCCGCCGAAATGCTGTGCCGGGCGCGTCCCGGTTTCGTGCTGCCCCACCCGGTGGAGCTTGTGGTGGCGGTGGAAAGCGCCTGTCAGTTAAAATGCTCCATGTGCGGAATAAGAAAGGTGATGAAGCGCCCGGAATTTTTTGGCCGACGCATCACCCGTGCCGACCTTCTCCCGGCGCTCACGGAAGCCTCGAAATGGCGGCCCCGCCCCTACCTCAAGCTGACCGGCGGGGAGCCGCTTCTTCTTGGCGACGGGCTTTTGGGGATGCTTGACGATGCCGGTCGCCTGGGCCTTGCTTCCAGGCTCTCCACCAACGGGGTGCTTCTTTCCGACGCCGCCCTCGCACGCGCCCTGGTAAAAACCGGCGTGGACGCCGTGACCATCTCCCTGGACGGGCCGCGCGACGTCCACAATGCCATAAGGGGCAGGGATTTCGCCTTTGACAGGGCCGCCCTGGGAATCAAAAATCTTTTCCTTGCGCGAAAATCCCTTGGAAGCGCGGGGCCGCTCATAATGGTTTCCACGGTGGTGAGCGCCGCCAACCACCACCGGCTGATCGAGCTTTTCGGAATTTTAAAAGAGCTTCCCATAGACTGGTGGAACGTCCAACTGATAAACTACGTTTCCGAAAAGGCCAGGGACGAGGCTGACGCCGTATCGAAGAGCTTCGGTTTCGAGCCGGGGGCCTGGGACGCCTTCGTGAACGAGCCGGTGACGCAGGTCAACCCGGAATCTCTTGCGGAGCAGTTGATGGCCGTGGCCGGGGCGCGGAAGAATTTCGTATTGAGTTTTCTCGACGCCGGGGGCTTTTCGCCGAGAAGCCTCAAAGCCTATTACGGGGGAAGCGAAATCGAGGTTTCGCCAAGATTTTGCACGGTTCCGTATCTGGCAATGCACGTGGTTCCAAGCGGCGACATGGTGTTTTGCATAGATTATCCGCACGTGTCTTACGGCAACATAAAAACCCACGGCTTGAAAGATGCCTGGAAGTCGGAAACCGCCCGGAAATACAGGCGCTACCTTGAGGAATGCCGCAGGCTGACCGGGAGCAACCCGCCCCAGTGCCAAAGGTGCAACTGGCTTTACAACTGA
- a CDS encoding SUMF1/EgtB/PvdO family nonheme iron enzyme translates to MKKPGARNAGVGTILLAALVLFLAAFPLASALAEPVIDGFVWIKGGTFNMGSTAPDANADEKPAHSVTVSGFYLGKHEITRGEWFDVMATRPWLEDDGVTPREGVVLGATEDEDDAFPASCISWTQAMAWCAAKNALAGANWYRLPTEAEWEYAARVGNLGNFMTYSPEITVDNLADYAWFRDNTVLLGEAFTHPVGLKLPTRWGLAATDWLYDMHGNVAEWVLDYYDGYSAAAQNDPSGPSTGTARITRGGSFQESAYIPPGSDCSSANRSPASASVTNKGIGFRVLRQLSPYAYLPGQGGSGGGGTVVVKPSSSEGGGGGGCFIRTLFSR, encoded by the coding sequence ATGAAAAAACCCGGCGCACGAAATGCCGGTGTCGGCACAATCCTACTGGCCGCCCTTGTTCTTTTCCTGGCCGCGTTCCCCCTTGCTTCCGCCCTGGCGGAGCCCGTAATCGACGGATTCGTGTGGATCAAGGGCGGCACCTTCAACATGGGCAGCACCGCGCCCGATGCCAACGCTGATGAAAAGCCCGCCCACTCGGTGACTGTTTCGGGCTTTTACCTGGGCAAACACGAGATCACGCGAGGGGAATGGTTCGACGTGATGGCCACCCGGCCCTGGCTTGAAGACGACGGCGTAACCCCGCGCGAGGGAGTCGTTCTCGGAGCCACCGAAGACGAGGACGACGCCTTCCCGGCCTCCTGCATAAGCTGGACCCAGGCCATGGCCTGGTGCGCGGCAAAAAACGCCCTGGCAGGCGCCAACTGGTACAGGCTCCCAACCGAGGCGGAATGGGAATACGCGGCCCGGGTTGGAAACCTGGGAAACTTCATGACCTATTCGCCTGAAATCACCGTTGACAACCTGGCCGATTACGCCTGGTTTCGGGACAACACCGTGCTTTTAGGAGAAGCCTTTACCCACCCCGTCGGCCTAAAGCTGCCCACCAGGTGGGGCCTTGCCGCCACCGACTGGCTCTACGACATGCACGGCAACGTGGCCGAATGGGTGCTGGACTACTACGACGGCTATTCGGCGGCGGCCCAGAACGACCCGTCAGGCCCTTCAACCGGCACCGCAAGAATAACTCGCGGAGGCTCTTTCCAGGAATCGGCCTACATACCGCCCGGCTCGGACTGCTCGTCGGCCAACCGCTCGCCCGCGTCAGCCTCAGTAACCAACAAGGGCATAGGCTTTCGGGTTCTTCGCCAGCTTTCCCCTTACGCCTACCTCCCCGGCCAGGGCGGTTCGGGCGGCGGCGGCACGGTGGTTGTAAAACCTAGCTCCTCCGAGGGCGGCGGTGGCGGCGGCTGTTTCATTCGGACGCTTTTTTCCCGATGA
- the aroC gene encoding chorismate synthase, with protein MPGNTFGTMFRVTTWGESHGPALGAVIDGCPPMLALSEKDIQTMLDRRKPGNGSAAGTARREGDSVRILSGVFQGLTTGTPICVMVENTDHKSRDYGALERVFRPGHGDYTYYKKYGIRDHRGGGRASARETVGRVAAGAVAGRVLERAGIKVFSATLEMGGVKAVDMDYAQCGENPYCCPDADAALKMDERVKEVRGIGDSIGGIVEVTATGLSAGLGEPVFDKLDAKIAAALMSIGAVKGVEIGSGFAAARSTGSVNNDPVTIQGFSSNNAGGVLAGVSSGQDIVARVAVKPIPSIVMEQDTVDLENSAVKLSVGGRHDVCAIPRVNVVCEAMIMLVLADFILQQRAVSGW; from the coding sequence ATGCCGGGTAACACCTTTGGAACAATGTTTCGGGTCACCACCTGGGGCGAAAGCCACGGCCCCGCCTTAGGCGCGGTGATAGACGGCTGCCCGCCCATGCTGGCCCTGTCCGAGAAGGACATCCAGACAATGCTGGACCGCAGAAAGCCCGGAAACGGCTCGGCGGCGGGGACGGCGCGGCGCGAGGGGGACAGCGTCCGCATACTTTCGGGCGTGTTCCAAGGCCTCACCACCGGAACCCCCATCTGCGTTATGGTGGAAAACACCGACCATAAAAGCCGTGATTACGGGGCGCTGGAGCGGGTTTTCAGGCCGGGTCACGGCGATTATACCTATTATAAGAAGTACGGCATACGCGACCACAGGGGCGGAGGCCGGGCCTCGGCCCGTGAAACGGTGGGCCGGGTAGCCGCCGGGGCCGTTGCCGGGCGGGTGCTGGAAAGGGCCGGTATAAAGGTTTTTTCCGCGACACTTGAAATGGGGGGCGTAAAGGCGGTAGATATGGATTACGCCCAATGCGGGGAAAACCCCTACTGCTGCCCGGACGCCGACGCGGCGCTGAAAATGGACGAGCGGGTGAAGGAGGTGCGGGGTATAGGGGACTCCATAGGCGGAATCGTGGAGGTAACCGCCACCGGCCTTTCCGCAGGGCTTGGCGAACCTGTTTTCGACAAGCTGGACGCGAAAATTGCGGCAGCCCTCATGAGCATAGGCGCGGTGAAGGGGGTTGAGATAGGCTCCGGTTTCGCCGCAGCCAGGTCCACGGGTTCCGTCAACAACGATCCCGTTACCATCCAGGGGTTTTCCTCCAACAACGCTGGCGGCGTTCTGGCCGGGGTTTCAAGCGGCCAGGACATAGTGGCCCGGGTGGCGGTGAAGCCCATACCCTCCATCGTCATGGAGCAGGACACCGTGGACCTCGAAAACAGCGCTGTGAAGCTTTCCGTGGGGGGCCGCCACGACGTGTGTGCAATTCCCCGCGTCAACGTTGTTTGCGAGGCCATGATCATGCTGGTTCTGGCGGATTTCATTCTTCAGCAGAGGGCTGTTTCCGGCTGGTAA
- the asnB gene encoding asparagine synthase (glutamine-hydrolyzing), which translates to MCGIAGAAGKIRVTEKELCSALSVMRNRGPDGSGVFMDDGAALAHTRLAILDSAGDAGRQPMRDPSGRYAIVHNGEVGNFREIRRELEKSGLRFFSGTDTEVILAAYILRGERCLDDFSGMFAFAIWDRLEKSLFFARDRLGIKPFYYAEKNGCFYFGSQPRAITALGFGPVSPNPKALAYFLQFRHNDLDETIFRGVMKLQPGHRGTFKNGRAEISPWWTLPRFGTGDGSSRPEELGALLESAVKTNLLGDGATGLFLSGGLDSSGLLAIMSESERPVHTFTVEMDGLGASGNLPALSERFGNVHHPVAVDAEACRLLPEIVWHYDELNADPASIPLYLLAREAARHVKAVCAGEGADELFGGYERIYILNALRLAGRLAPKGLLQVLPEAMRLAPKKLMDGIFPYFSMLMPEGLDRLKILLADSANPRKSYLALQSVIMPHEMKGLILSEHLDQGSIEALAEGVMAPWIGAAGNREGLPELLRFELAKRLATDLLMKSDAMTMAHGLECRVPYLDHRVVEFAARIPMDSQVGLGGGKKFLRAALKSRLPERVVRQKKENFFVPIHHWLASLKPLTEAMLSEKNIRRQGMFDPKRVGMLVERYRSGKLYYARIVWNLLTYALWHEIFMERGGAFTKGERYGGDFS; encoded by the coding sequence ATGTGCGGAATAGCCGGGGCTGCAGGAAAAATCCGGGTGACGGAAAAGGAGCTTTGCTCCGCCCTTTCGGTCATGCGCAACAGGGGGCCGGACGGAAGCGGCGTCTTTATGGATGACGGCGCGGCCCTTGCCCACACCCGGCTGGCCATCCTGGATTCGGCGGGCGACGCCGGACGCCAGCCCATGAGGGACCCTTCGGGGCGGTACGCGATTGTCCATAACGGCGAGGTGGGCAATTTCAGGGAAATCCGGCGGGAGCTGGAAAAAAGCGGACTCCGTTTTTTTTCCGGCACGGACACCGAGGTGATCCTTGCGGCCTACATCCTTAGGGGTGAGAGGTGCCTTGACGATTTTTCCGGCATGTTCGCCTTCGCGATTTGGGACAGGCTGGAAAAGAGCCTCTTTTTCGCACGCGACCGGCTGGGCATAAAGCCATTTTATTACGCCGAAAAAAACGGCTGTTTCTATTTCGGGTCCCAGCCGCGCGCCATAACGGCCCTGGGATTCGGCCCCGTGTCGCCCAACCCCAAGGCTTTGGCCTATTTTCTCCAGTTTAGGCACAACGACCTTGACGAGACCATCTTCAGGGGCGTGATGAAGCTCCAGCCCGGCCACAGGGGAACCTTCAAAAACGGGCGGGCCGAGATTTCGCCCTGGTGGACCCTGCCACGGTTCGGAACCGGTGACGGATCATCGAGGCCCGAAGAGCTTGGCGCGCTTCTGGAAAGCGCCGTGAAGACGAATCTATTGGGCGACGGGGCCACCGGGCTCTTTCTTTCGGGCGGGCTCGATTCATCGGGGCTTCTTGCCATCATGAGCGAAAGCGAAAGGCCGGTCCACACCTTCACCGTGGAAATGGACGGGCTTGGGGCGTCCGGCAACCTTCCCGCGCTTTCGGAGCGCTTCGGAAACGTCCATCACCCGGTTGCGGTGGACGCCGAAGCCTGTCGGCTTTTGCCCGAAATCGTCTGGCATTACGACGAACTGAACGCCGACCCGGCCTCCATTCCCCTTTATCTTCTTGCAAGGGAGGCCGCCCGGCACGTGAAGGCGGTGTGCGCTGGCGAGGGCGCTGACGAGCTTTTCGGGGGCTACGAGAGGATATACATCCTAAACGCCCTAAGGCTTGCAGGAAGGCTGGCTCCCAAGGGCCTCCTGCAGGTTTTGCCGGAAGCCATGCGGCTTGCGCCCAAAAAGCTGATGGACGGGATTTTCCCCTATTTTTCCATGCTCATGCCCGAAGGGCTCGACCGGCTGAAAATCCTTCTGGCCGATTCCGCCAATCCGCGCAAAAGCTACCTCGCCCTTCAATCGGTAATAATGCCCCACGAGATGAAGGGCCTGATCCTTTCCGAGCATCTTGACCAAGGCAGCATAGAGGCCCTTGCGGAAGGCGTCATGGCCCCCTGGATCGGGGCTGCGGGCAACAGGGAAGGCCTGCCTGAGCTTCTGCGTTTCGAGCTGGCCAAGAGGCTTGCCACGGATTTACTGATGAAGTCGGACGCCATGACCATGGCTCACGGCCTGGAATGCCGGGTGCCTTATCTCGATCACAGGGTGGTGGAATTTGCGGCCAGGATTCCCATGGATAGCCAGGTGGGGCTGGGCGGCGGAAAAAAGTTTCTCCGTGCGGCCTTAAAATCCCGTTTGCCGGAAAGGGTTGTCAGGCAGAAAAAGGAGAATTTTTTCGTGCCCATCCACCACTGGCTGGCGAGCCTCAAACCCCTCACGGAGGCGATGCTGTCGGAAAAAAACATAAGGCGGCAGGGGATGTTCGATCCGAAAAGGGTGGGGATGCTGGTGGAAAGATACCGATCCGGGAAACTCTATTACGCCCGCATCGTATGGAACCTTCTGACCTATGCCCTGTGGCACGAAATATTTATGGAAAGGGGCGGCGCGTTCACGAAAGGGGAGCGTTACGGCGGGGATTTTTCCTGA
- the aroL gene encoding shikimate kinase AroL, producing the protein MIRAQNIYLTGYRCTGKTTVGRALADVLGLDFADADEVLVGEAGKDVASIVAEEGWEGFRDRESAVLKRLAEHGGLVVATGGGVILRPQNTALMRETGCVVWLTAEPAVIRNRMGADSVTSSQRPSLTGQDVLSEIEDVLSQRGPLYAAAAHVTIATDDLQVSEIVREIFESAGQFHAG; encoded by the coding sequence ATGATCCGTGCGCAAAATATTTATCTTACAGGATACCGATGTACCGGAAAAACAACCGTGGGACGGGCCCTGGCGGATGTGCTTGGGCTTGATTTCGCCGACGCGGATGAAGTTCTGGTGGGTGAAGCCGGAAAGGACGTGGCCTCCATAGTTGCCGAAGAGGGCTGGGAAGGATTTCGCGACCGGGAAAGCGCAGTGCTGAAAAGGCTTGCCGAGCATGGCGGGCTCGTTGTGGCCACGGGGGGCGGGGTCATCCTTCGTCCGCAAAATACGGCGCTCATGCGGGAAACCGGATGCGTGGTCTGGCTTACGGCGGAGCCTGCAGTCATCAGAAACCGCATGGGGGCGGATTCGGTCACGTCATCCCAGAGGCCGTCTCTTACGGGGCAGGATGTGCTGTCGGAGATCGAGGACGTGCTATCGCAGCGCGGCCCGCTTTACGCGGCGGCGGCGCACGTCACGATAGCCACGGACGATCTTCAGGTATCCGAAATAGTACGCGAAATTTTTGAATCAGCGGGGCAATTCCATGCCGGGTAA
- the aroA gene encoding 3-phosphoshikimate 1-carboxyvinyltransferase, whose product MYKTIKSAQSGPFTASVPGSKSLTHRMLIAASLAAGESVIENALLSRDTELTREGLVRMGAGITQNGSRLEITGTGADLAPYSDPIYLENSGTSMRLLSAVAVLGKGAYTLTGSRRMCERPVGELLSAINALGAVAEALSPGGCPPVRIKCRPITGSHVYVDCRKSSQFLSALLLISPYCPEGLAISVSGGLVSRPYVDLTLSVMNSFGVEVKREGYENFSVTGKDFYLPGKYAVEPDASAASYFFAAGAITGNPVTVPGLSATSAQGDAGFVRVLEKMGAVVREGRQGITVSGGQLKGITVDMGDMPDVVPTLAAVAAFAKGTTRILNVAHLKVKESDRLEAVVRELSRMGIKAATDGETLTIEGGVPKPASIETYEDHRIAMSFAVVGLRAPGTVIRDPSCVGKSFPDFWDQWEKMYA is encoded by the coding sequence ATGTACAAGACCATAAAGTCGGCCCAAAGCGGCCCGTTTACGGCAAGCGTGCCCGGTTCCAAGAGCCTGACCCACAGGATGCTCATTGCGGCAAGCCTTGCCGCAGGCGAATCGGTGATCGAAAACGCCCTTTTGAGCCGCGACACGGAGCTCACCCGCGAGGGCCTTGTCCGAATGGGGGCCGGGATCACCCAAAACGGGTCCCGCCTGGAAATCACAGGCACCGGGGCCGATCTTGCGCCTTATTCCGATCCCATTTACCTGGAAAATTCAGGCACTTCCATGCGCCTCCTGTCAGCGGTGGCGGTGCTTGGAAAGGGAGCCTACACCCTGACCGGAAGCCGCCGCATGTGCGAGCGTCCCGTGGGTGAGCTTCTTTCGGCCATAAACGCGCTTGGCGCGGTTGCCGAGGCATTAAGCCCAGGCGGCTGCCCTCCGGTGCGCATAAAATGCCGCCCCATAACCGGAAGCCACGTTTATGTTGACTGCCGAAAAAGCTCCCAGTTCCTTTCCGCGCTTCTCCTCATATCCCCGTACTGCCCGGAGGGGCTCGCCATCTCGGTTTCAGGGGGCTTGGTTTCAAGGCCCTACGTGGACCTCACTCTTTCGGTGATGAATTCCTTCGGCGTGGAAGTCAAACGCGAAGGCTATGAAAATTTCTCGGTAACGGGTAAGGATTTCTATCTTCCAGGCAAGTACGCGGTGGAGCCGGACGCGAGCGCCGCCAGCTATTTTTTCGCGGCAGGGGCCATCACCGGAAACCCGGTAACGGTTCCCGGCCTTTCCGCAACCTCAGCCCAGGGGGACGCCGGGTTCGTCAGGGTGCTGGAAAAAATGGGCGCAGTGGTGCGAGAGGGCAGGCAGGGCATAACGGTTTCCGGCGGCCAGCTCAAGGGGATCACCGTCGACATGGGCGACATGCCCGACGTGGTGCCCACACTTGCCGCCGTGGCGGCCTTTGCCAAAGGGACAACGCGGATTCTCAACGTGGCGCACCTTAAGGTGAAGGAGTCCGACAGGCTGGAGGCAGTTGTCCGGGAGCTCTCCCGAATGGGAATCAAGGCCGCAACCGACGGCGAAACCCTCACCATAGAAGGCGGCGTCCCGAAACCGGCCTCCATCGAAACATACGAGGACCACAGAATAGCCATGAGTTTTGCCGTGGTCGGCCTGAGGGCTCCGGGAACGGTCATCCGCGATCCTTCTTGCGTTGGCAAATCCTTCCCGGATTTTTGGGACCAGTGGGAGAAAATGTACGCATGA
- a CDS encoding prephenate dehydrogenase/arogenate dehydrogenase family protein, producing the protein MEPHFNRKSVTIGIIGGTGLMGQWFRRFFESAGHRVLICGRKTELTEDELVRGSQVVIISQPLSAALETARRVGPLMGETQALMDICSLKSEIASAMLESTGAEVVAAHPLFGPSTESLKGQNVVLCPMRGSVWAAWLGAELSKGGAKVTQSDPVTHDRMTAVVQGLTHFITIALGRTLADLGLAPETLLPFATPIFRAKLALVGRLFAQDLSLYAALVGKNPEAAWVIEAFMKACQEAKGSISPGASPETGMGYLENIRDFLGDYSARGLKESDFFLAALAGYGRKTE; encoded by the coding sequence ATGGAACCCCACTTTAATAGAAAAAGCGTAACCATAGGCATAATAGGCGGAACCGGGCTCATGGGCCAGTGGTTCCGCCGTTTTTTTGAAAGCGCCGGGCACAGGGTTCTCATCTGCGGCAGAAAAACGGAACTCACCGAAGACGAGCTTGTCCGGGGCTCCCAGGTGGTGATTATAAGCCAGCCGCTTTCCGCAGCCCTTGAAACCGCCCGCCGGGTGGGGCCGTTGATGGGCGAAACCCAGGCTTTGATGGACATCTGCTCGTTAAAAAGCGAGATTGCCTCCGCAATGCTGGAAAGCACCGGGGCCGAGGTGGTGGCGGCCCATCCGCTCTTCGGGCCTTCCACGGAATCATTAAAGGGCCAGAACGTGGTTCTCTGCCCCATGCGGGGTTCAGTCTGGGCGGCCTGGCTTGGGGCTGAGCTTTCAAAGGGAGGGGCGAAGGTCACCCAAAGCGATCCGGTAACCCACGACCGCATGACCGCCGTGGTGCAGGGCCTGACGCACTTCATCACCATAGCCCTTGGCCGCACCCTTGCCGATCTGGGCCTTGCCCCGGAAACCCTTCTTCCCTTCGCCACCCCCATCTTCCGGGCCAAGCTCGCCCTGGTTGGCCGGCTTTTCGCCCAGGACCTTTCCCTTTACGCGGCGCTTGTGGGAAAGAACCCGGAAGCCGCTTGGGTGATAGAAGCCTTCATGAAAGCCTGTCAGGAGGCGAAAGGCTCCATTTCGCCGGGCGCGAGCCCTGAAACCGGCATGGGGTATCTTGAGAACATCCGCGATTTTCTGGGGGATTACAGCGCAAGGGGCCTTAAAGAAAGCGACTTTTTTCTTGCGGCCCTGGCGGGATATGGGCGTAAGACCGAATAA
- a CDS encoding glycosyltransferase family 2 protein, which yields MNRSATEKPGRHFSQDEATPGLDVIIPVYNESGEVVRQTVDGVKFSLAKRGSFRIIVVDDGSSAPCLLQCPDPLVTVVRHEKNRGYGRALKTGIENGSAPLIAIIDADGSYPAGDMARLAELMNVSDMVVGTRNGPVVEEFPLRVFLKRGLNLAASILTGSPITDLNSGMRVFSRELCLRFWDHYPEGFSFTSTITMGAVFGGFRVTNVPINYYRRVGQSSVRLLRDSFLMAVKLIRLTYVFRFRKNPRRNAPLS from the coding sequence ATGAATCGCAGCGCGACCGAAAAACCGGGGCGGCATTTTTCGCAGGACGAAGCAACTCCGGGGCTTGACGTGATCATCCCGGTTTATAACGAATCCGGGGAGGTGGTGCGCCAAACCGTGGACGGGGTGAAGTTCTCGCTTGCGAAAAGGGGGAGCTTCCGCATCATCGTCGTTGATGACGGCTCGTCCGCGCCCTGCCTTCTCCAATGCCCGGACCCCCTGGTTACGGTGGTGCGCCACGAAAAAAACAGGGGCTACGGAAGGGCGCTAAAAACCGGCATAGAAAATGGCTCCGCGCCTCTCATCGCCATAATCGACGCGGACGGAAGCTATCCCGCAGGCGACATGGCCCGGCTTGCGGAGCTGATGAACGTAAGCGACATGGTGGTGGGCACCAGAAACGGCCCGGTTGTTGAGGAATTTCCCCTCAGGGTCTTTTTGAAGCGGGGCCTCAATCTTGCCGCATCCATCCTGACCGGCTCCCCGATAACCGACTTAAACAGCGGCATGAGGGTGTTTTCCCGCGAGCTTTGCCTTAGGTTCTGGGACCACTATCCCGAAGGCTTCAGCTTCACGTCAACCATAACGATGGGGGCCGTTTTCGGAGGCTTTCGGGTGACCAATGTTCCCATCAACTATTACCGCAGGGTGGGCCAGTCCTCGGTAAGGCTTTTGCGGGATTCCTTTCTCATGGCTGTAAAGCTCATCCGGCTGACTTACGTATTCAGGTTCAGGAAAAATCCCCGCCGTAACGCTCCCCTTTCGTGA